From the genome of Myxococcaceae bacterium JPH2, one region includes:
- a CDS encoding TetR/AcrR family transcriptional regulator gives MVASILDAAIRVLTKHGYERATTIAIAKMAGISVGSLYQYFPNKEAIVVALGEQHSREVLTCINGAFVHDDADPRQTLQAVIQAALEAHRVNPKLHKVFKEEVPRRRIKSGPHTGDILMEKFVEFFEAHRAVLNGRTPQMAAFIVQTVIEALTHRAVLEPHDGLSVDDIAAEALELVTAYLFGPSRARKRGMGASRPIAP, from the coding sequence ATGGTGGCCTCGATTCTCGATGCCGCCATTCGTGTTCTGACCAAGCATGGGTACGAGAGAGCGACCACGATCGCCATCGCGAAGATGGCGGGAATCAGCGTCGGCTCCCTCTATCAGTACTTTCCGAACAAGGAGGCCATCGTCGTCGCGCTCGGCGAGCAGCACTCGCGGGAGGTGCTCACGTGCATCAACGGGGCCTTCGTGCATGACGACGCCGACCCGCGCCAGACGCTCCAGGCCGTCATCCAGGCTGCGCTCGAAGCACATCGCGTCAACCCCAAGCTCCACAAGGTCTTCAAGGAAGAAGTGCCCCGTCGGCGCATCAAGAGCGGTCCGCACACGGGCGACATCCTGATGGAGAAGTTCGTGGAGTTCTTCGAGGCCCATCGCGCGGTGCTGAACGGGCGCACGCCCCAGATGGCCGCGTTCATCGTGCAGACGGTCATCGAGGCGCTGACCCATCGCGCGGTGCTCGAACCGCACGACGGACTTTCGGTGGATGACATCGCGGCGGAGGCGCTCGAACTCGTGACCGCCTATCTGTTCGGGCCATCCCGAGCGCGGAAACGGGGCATGGGAGCTTCGCGCCCCATTGCACCGTAG
- a CDS encoding FAD-dependent monooxygenase — protein sequence MNSSRTQGRETNYDVIIAGAGPVGLFLACELRLAKLDVLVLEQAADPSSLLKKMPFGLRGLWGPSIEALYRRGLLDAFAGPPVERGGNRFKLRRSIADTSGPAGHFASIEFDFAHIDSSRWPYRIPGPADMQLGSEMGHIEHVFSERARALGVEIHFGQGGSGFAQSETEVVVQAGEQRYVARYLVGCDGGRSTVRKHGGFEFVGTEPEFTGYSVHVDLADPAALPLGAHITEAGRYQQWQPGFVAAFDFDGGAFHRTQPISIEHIQAMLRRVSGKDVTVTALHVATTWTDRSMQATTYRKGRVLLAGDAAHIHSPLGGQGLNLGMGDAMNLGWKLAATIRGDGPADLLDSYTAERHPVGERILDWTRAQVALMRPKSSALQAIVRDLMKTRDGATYFAERLWGLSLRYDLGEAHPLVGRSCPDFELDDGTRLGALLRDGQGVLLDFDRQLEGLEGRWGERVQYVARSAKARLGVSAVLVRPDGFVAWAGDTTATPEEVTRAAARWFGNPG from the coding sequence ATGAATTCAAGTCGTACCCAGGGCCGCGAGACGAACTACGATGTGATCATCGCGGGTGCAGGTCCGGTGGGGTTGTTCCTCGCATGTGAGCTGCGGCTCGCGAAGCTCGACGTGCTCGTGCTCGAACAGGCGGCCGATCCGAGCTCCCTCTTGAAGAAAATGCCCTTCGGACTCCGGGGGCTCTGGGGCCCGAGCATCGAGGCCCTCTATCGGCGCGGACTGTTGGACGCGTTCGCAGGGCCGCCGGTCGAGCGGGGCGGCAATCGCTTCAAGCTTCGCCGCTCCATCGCGGACACGAGCGGCCCCGCGGGTCACTTCGCGAGCATCGAGTTCGACTTCGCCCACATCGACTCGTCGCGCTGGCCGTACCGAATCCCAGGACCCGCGGACATGCAACTGGGCAGCGAAATGGGGCACATCGAGCACGTCTTCTCCGAGCGGGCTCGTGCGCTGGGGGTCGAGATCCATTTCGGACAGGGGGGCAGCGGGTTCGCGCAGTCGGAAACGGAGGTCGTCGTTCAGGCAGGCGAGCAGCGATATGTGGCGCGCTATCTCGTCGGCTGTGACGGCGGTCGCAGCACGGTTCGCAAGCACGGCGGCTTCGAGTTCGTCGGCACCGAGCCTGAGTTCACGGGCTATTCGGTTCACGTCGACCTCGCCGATCCGGCGGCGCTCCCGCTGGGCGCGCACATCACCGAGGCCGGCAGGTATCAGCAGTGGCAGCCGGGGTTCGTCGCTGCGTTCGACTTCGACGGCGGTGCGTTCCATCGCACCCAGCCGATCTCGATCGAACACATCCAGGCGATGCTGCGGCGCGTGTCGGGGAAGGACGTGACTGTCACCGCGCTTCACGTGGCGACGACGTGGACCGATCGCTCGATGCAGGCAACCACCTACCGCAAGGGGCGGGTGCTGCTCGCGGGCGACGCCGCGCACATTCACTCGCCGCTCGGTGGACAAGGGCTGAACCTCGGAATGGGCGATGCGATGAACCTCGGCTGGAAGCTCGCGGCAACGATTCGCGGCGACGGGCCGGCGGACTTGCTCGACAGTTATACGGCCGAGCGGCACCCCGTCGGCGAGCGCATCTTGGATTGGACCCGGGCACAGGTCGCGCTGATGCGGCCGAAGTCGAGTGCCCTCCAGGCCATCGTCCGGGACCTGATGAAGACCCGCGACGGCGCGACCTACTTCGCGGAGCGGCTCTGGGGGCTCTCGCTTCGATATGACCTCGGTGAAGCGCATCCGTTGGTGGGCCGGAGCTGCCCGGACTTTGAACTCGACGACGGCACGCGGCTCGGCGCGCTGTTGCGGGATGGCCAGGGAGTGCTGCTGGACTTCGACAGGCAGCTCGAGGGTCTCGAGGGCCGCTGGGGCGAGCGCGTGCAGTACGTGGCACGCAGCGCGAAGGCGCGCCTCGGAGTCTCCGCGGTGCTCGTGCGCCCAGATGGATTCGTCGCGTGGGCGGGTGACACGACGGCGACGCCCGAAGAGGTGACGCGTGCTGCCGCACGCTGGTTTGGCAATCCGGGCTGA
- a CDS encoding class I SAM-dependent methyltransferase, protein MREYDLIADWYASHRTGDLGVPEVTALAASLPTGASVLDIGCGTGLPLTRVLLELGCQVTGVDSSRELVARFQANFPHVPVLCAPIQSCVLQERSFDAAVAWGVLFHLSHEEQEQAIAQVARALKSGAAFLFTSGDTHGSIDGAPMNGVPFRYHSYSIDGYRDLLRAYGLTLDATHADSGANRYFLSRKTR, encoded by the coding sequence GTGCGCGAGTACGATCTGATCGCGGATTGGTATGCCTCTCACCGCACCGGCGACCTGGGCGTCCCGGAAGTGACCGCGCTCGCGGCATCGCTTCCGACTGGAGCCTCGGTGCTCGACATCGGCTGCGGCACGGGCTTACCGCTGACGCGGGTGCTGTTGGAGCTGGGTTGCCAGGTGACGGGCGTGGATAGCTCTCGTGAGCTGGTGGCGCGATTTCAAGCGAACTTCCCCCACGTGCCAGTGCTGTGTGCCCCCATCCAGTCATGTGTGCTGCAGGAGCGGTCGTTCGACGCTGCGGTCGCGTGGGGCGTCTTGTTCCACCTGAGCCACGAAGAACAGGAGCAGGCGATCGCCCAGGTTGCGAGGGCATTGAAGTCTGGCGCCGCGTTCCTCTTCACGTCAGGCGACACCCACGGCTCCATCGATGGCGCTCCGATGAATGGCGTGCCGTTCCGCTATCACTCGTACAGCATCGATGGGTACCGCGACCTGCTGCGCGCGTACGGGCTCACGCTGGACGCGACGCACGCGGACTCAGGCGCGAACCGCTACTTCCTGTCGCGCAAGACCAGGTAG